In Dama dama isolate Ldn47 chromosome 20, ASM3311817v1, whole genome shotgun sequence, a single window of DNA contains:
- the VANGL2 gene encoding vang-like protein 2, producing MDTESQYSGYSYKSGHSRSSRKHRDRRDRHRSKSRDGSRADKSVTIQAPGEPLLDNESTRGDERDDNWGETTTVVTGTSEHSISHDDLTRIAKDMEDSVPLDCSRHLGVAAGATLALLSFLTPLAFLLLPPLLWREELEPCGTACEGLFISVAFKLLILLLGSWALFFRRPKASLPRVFVLRALLMVLVFLLVVSYWLFYGVRILDARERSYQGVVQFAVSLVDALLFVHYLAVVLLELRQLQPQFTLKVVRSTDGASRFYNVGHLSIQRVAVWILEKYYHDFPVYNPALLNLPKSVLAKKVSGFKVYSLGEENSTNNSTGQSRAVIAAAARRRDNSHNEYYYEEAEHERRVRKRRARLVVAVEEAFTHIKRLQEEEQKNPREVMDPREAAQAIFASMARAMQKYLRTTKQQPYHTMESILQHLEFCITHDMTPKAFLERYLAAGPTIQYHKERWLAKQWTLVSEEPVTNGLKDGIVFLLKRQDFSLVVSTKKVPFFKLSEEFVDPKSHKFVMRLQSETSV from the exons ATGGACACCGAGTCCCAGTACTCGGGCTACTCCTACAAGTCTGGCCACTCCCGCAGCTCCCGCAAGCACAG GGACCGCCGGGACCGACACCGCTCTAAGAGCCGCGACGGGAGCCGGGCGGACAAGTCGGTGACGATCCAGGCTCCGGGGGAGCCCCTGCTGGACAATGAGTCCACGAGAGGGGATGAGCGG GACGACAACTGGGGGGAGACGACCACGGTGGTGACGGGCACCTCGGAGCACAGCATCTCCCACGATGACCTCACGCGCATCGCCAAGGACATGGAAGACAGCGTCCCGCTGGACTGCTCCCGGCACCTGGGTGTGGCGGCGGGGGCTACGCTGGCCCTGCTCTCTTTCCTCACGCCTCTGGCTTTCCTTCTGCTGCCCCCACTGCTGTGGCGGGAGGAGCTGGAGCCGTGCGGGACGGCCTGCGAAGGCCTCTTCATCTCCGTGGCCTTCAAGCTGCTCATCCTGCTGCTGGGCAGCTGGGCCCTGTTCTTCCGCCGGCCCAAGGCCTCTCTGCCCCGCGTCTTCGTGCTGCGCGCCCTGCTCATGGTGCTCGTCTTCCTGCTCGTCGTGTCCTACTGGCTCTTCTACGGTGTTCGCATCCTGGACGCCCGCGAGCGCAGCTACCAGGGCGTGGTGCAGTTTGCCGTGTCCCTGGTGGACGCGCTGCTCTTTGTGCACTATCTGGCCGTGGTCCTGCTGGAGCTGCGCCAGCTGCAGCCGCAGTTCACGCTCAAGGTCGTGCGCTCCACGGACGGGGCCAGCCGCTTCTACAACGTGGGCCACCTCAG CATCCAGCGTGTGGCAGTGTGGATCCTGGAGAAGTATTACCATGACTTCCCTGTCTACAACCCTGCCCTCCTCAACCTGCCCAAGTCCGTCCTGGCCAAGAAAGTGTCTGGCTTCAAGGTGTATTCCCTCGGAGAGG AAAACAGTACCAACAACTCCACGGGTCAGTCCCGAGCTGTGATCGCAGCGGCGGCCCGCAGGCGGGACAACAGCCACAACGAGTACTACTACGAGGAGGCCGAGCATGAGCGGAGGGTGCGCAAGCGGAGGGCCAG GCTTGTGGTGGCAGTGGAGGAGGCCTTCACTCACATTAAGCGGCTGCAGGAAGAGGAGCAGAAGAACCCCAGGGAGGTGATGGACCCCCGGGAGGCAGCCCAGGCCATCTTCGCATCCATGGCCCGGGCCATGCAGAAGTACCTTCGCACTACCAAGCAGCAGCCTTACCACACCATGGAGAGCATCCTACAGCACCTTGAGTTCTGCATCACGCACGACATGACTCCCAAG GCCTTCCTGGAGCGGTACCTGGCGGCTGGACCCACCATCCAGTATCACAAGGAACGCTGGCTGGCCAAACAGTGGACACTTGTGAGCGAGGAGCCGGTAACCAACGGGCTCAAGGATGGCATTGTTTTCCTCTTGAAACGCCAGGACTTCAGCCTGGTGGTCAGCACCAAGAAGGTCCCATTCTTCAAACTCTCCGAGGAATTTGTGGACCCCAAGTCGCACAAGTTTGTCATGAGGCTGCAGTCTGAGACCTCAGTGTGA